One window of Nostoc sp. C052 genomic DNA carries:
- a CDS encoding ArsI/CadI family heavy metal resistance metalloenzyme, whose amino-acid sequence MALLKTHVALNVTDIEKSVTFYRAMFGVEPVKYKHDYAKFDISSPALNLTLNLASSIQVGGALSHLGVQVESTEEVRSAIQRFTEAGLALFTEDDTDCCYALQDKVWVTDPDGNRWEVFVVKVGDTTPEQNLVVGQAVNKSCCG is encoded by the coding sequence ATGGCACTGCTAAAAACTCATGTGGCTTTGAATGTTACTGATATTGAGAAGTCTGTAACATTTTATCGGGCAATGTTTGGCGTCGAACCTGTGAAATATAAGCATGACTACGCCAAGTTTGATATTTCTAGTCCAGCGTTAAATCTAACACTAAATTTAGCATCTAGTATTCAGGTTGGTGGTGCATTGTCTCACTTGGGTGTACAAGTTGAAAGTACAGAAGAAGTGCGATCGGCTATCCAAAGGTTTACGGAGGCAGGATTGGCATTATTTACTGAGGATGATACTGATTGTTGCTACGCTTTGCAAGATAAAGTTTGGGTAACAGATCCAGATGGGAATCGCTGGGAAGTCTTTGTGGTGAAGGTGGGAGATACAACGCCAGAACAAAATTTGGTGGTGGGACAGGCTGTTAATAAGTCGTGTTGTGGGTAA
- the arsC gene encoding arsenate reductase, glutathione/glutaredoxin type: MKKVMFVCKHNSRRSQMAEGFTRILGEGKVAVASSGLAASEVDPVTVEVMAEIGIDISNQTSKPLSDFNADDYNAVISLCGCGVNLPEEWVLREVFEDWQLDDPAGQSIETFRRVRDEVKERVVNLIERLN; the protein is encoded by the coding sequence ATGAAGAAGGTAATGTTTGTTTGTAAGCATAATTCGCGGCGATCGCAAATGGCAGAGGGATTTACGCGAATATTAGGAGAAGGTAAAGTTGCTGTTGCTAGTTCAGGTTTGGCAGCAAGTGAGGTAGATCCTGTCACTGTTGAGGTTATGGCGGAAATTGGGATTGATATTAGCAATCAAACTTCTAAGCCTTTAAGTGATTTCAATGCTGATGATTATAATGCTGTGATTTCATTATGTGGTTGTGGTGTTAATTTACCTGAAGAGTGGGTATTAAGAGAGGTGTTTGAAGATTGGCAACTTGATGACCCCGCAGGGCAATCAATTGAAACTTTTCGCCGCGTTCGAGATGAAGTTAAGGAACGAGTTGTAAACTTAATTGAGAGACTCAATTAA
- a CDS encoding PAS domain S-box protein encodes MMVKVPEKILMMRSRLIAYGVMILTIIAALLLTKLLLPVFEPSVFTLFYAAVAVSAWYGGMRLGVLAIALSVAISLYFLMEPVYSFHFLSLKVLVQLTTFSLVSFLITALSSELQTARRKAETSLNLLQNSEMRFSRLAESNIIGVVVTDMNNGSIVEANDAFLNMIGYTREDLSANQMNWREITPPEYLILSERLVAELKTTGVCKPFEKEYIRKDGDRIPVLLGSVMLGDTEETVIGFVVDLSVRNQAEVALKQANERFELAASAVNCLIYDWNLEQNTVERTEGLTRILGYSLAEAQPTGNWWCELVHPEDLQRVQEEAVVALANSDRYTAEYRIRHQNNQYIHVLDQVVVVQRDADGNPVRLVGSTTDISPRKQAEKAIQASEERLRSFVKANVVGIIFGDVNGSITEANDEFLRIVGYTQEDIQAGKLRWADITPSEYLYLDELAIAEATAKGTCTPYEKECIRKDGSIVPVVVGYSLLGESRQKSVALILDISDLKQAKKALSQSQEQFQAFMDNIPAAAWITNAEGRVLYLSPTYLRTFNLAKNKAINKNIVDLYPVQIAQPLLDNIRIVAETNQVIQTIESAPRTDGTLGEFLIYKFPIADASGQRLVGGVAIDITERERALRERQLAEQALQERSERLKLLSETTSDLLSTERPLDLMNSLFSKLSAQMDLHFYFHYLIDTHENKQKLRLVAWNGITDEVFQAIEYLELNEGMCGLVVQERRQIVVNNVPHSTHPNAHILRALEITAYAGQPLIAQGKLLGVLSFASRTRTHFTSGEIALLQATSDQVAVALERAQLMASLQRRKEELIQANRIKDEFLAVLSHELRTPLNPILGWSKLLQMKKYDEATTTRALETIERNAKLQTQLIEDLLDVSRILQGKLSLNIAPVNLETAIAAAIETVRLAAEAKSINLKFTILDFELENSDRNLESIHFNQQPDNLKSPVQIVLETPQSRNSKFLVTGDSSRLQQVIWNLLSNAIKFTPQGGQVEISLQSIGSQVQLQVRDTGKGISSDFLPYVFDYFRQADGATTRKFGGLGLGLAIVRHIVELHGGTVKAESFGEEQGATFTVMLPLIEIDLNSHQVVSRPDDLPDLNGLKVLLVDDERDTRELIAFILEQSGAVVIQSASAIEALGIMPQFQPNLLLSDIGMPEVDGYMLIRQIRAMSLEEGGEIPAIALTAYAGEADYQQVIAAGFERHITKPVEPAKLLRAIANLIYQKNSELRSQNSV; translated from the coding sequence AAGTTTTGGTACAACTAACCACATTCTCACTCGTATCTTTTTTAATTACCGCCCTTTCTTCAGAGTTACAAACTGCTAGACGCAAAGCAGAGACAAGCCTAAACTTGTTGCAAAATAGCGAAATGCGGTTTAGCCGACTGGCAGAATCCAACATCATTGGGGTTGTCGTAACTGATATGAATAATGGCTCGATCGTGGAAGCCAATGATGCTTTTCTGAACATGATCGGCTATACGCGAGAAGATTTGTCTGCTAATCAAATGAACTGGCGCGAGATTACCCCGCCTGAGTATCTGATTTTAAGTGAGCGTTTAGTGGCAGAACTGAAAACTACCGGAGTCTGTAAGCCTTTTGAGAAAGAATACATTCGTAAAGATGGCGATCGCATTCCGGTTCTGCTCGGTTCTGTAATGTTGGGAGACACTGAAGAAACCGTCATTGGCTTTGTTGTTGATTTGAGTGTACGCAACCAAGCAGAAGTAGCATTAAAGCAAGCTAACGAGCGGTTTGAGTTAGCCGCCTCTGCCGTCAATTGTCTCATCTATGATTGGAATCTAGAACAGAATACCGTTGAAAGAACCGAGGGGTTAACCCGAATTTTGGGCTATTCCCTCGCAGAAGCTCAACCAACGGGTAATTGGTGGTGTGAACTTGTCCATCCAGAAGATTTGCAACGTGTACAAGAAGAGGCGGTAGTTGCTTTGGCAAATAGCGATCGCTATACTGCTGAGTATCGAATTCGCCACCAGAATAATCAATATATACACGTATTAGATCAGGTGGTAGTGGTACAACGTGATGCTGATGGAAATCCAGTACGCTTAGTTGGTAGCACTACAGATATCAGCCCTCGCAAGCAGGCAGAGAAGGCAATTCAAGCAAGCGAGGAGCGGCTCAGGAGTTTTGTCAAAGCGAATGTAGTTGGTATTATTTTTGGTGATGTTAATGGTAGCATCACGGAAGCCAACGACGAGTTTTTGCGAATTGTCGGCTATACCCAAGAGGATATTCAAGCAGGGAAATTACGATGGGCTGATATTACCCCCTCTGAGTATCTTTATTTAGATGAACTAGCTATTGCTGAGGCAACAGCGAAGGGAACCTGCACTCCTTATGAAAAAGAATGTATTCGCAAAGATGGTTCCATCGTGCCGGTTGTCGTTGGCTATTCCCTTTTGGGAGAATCTCGTCAGAAATCAGTCGCATTAATTCTGGATATTAGCGATCTCAAACAAGCGAAAAAAGCGCTGAGTCAGAGTCAAGAGCAATTTCAAGCTTTTATGGATAATATCCCCGCCGCCGCCTGGATTACCAATGCAGAGGGGCGTGTACTTTACCTCAGTCCAACTTATTTGAGGACATTTAATTTAGCAAAAAATAAGGCGATTAATAAAAACATTGTTGACCTCTACCCAGTCCAAATCGCTCAACCCCTCCTCGATAACATTAGAATAGTTGCCGAGACGAATCAAGTTATTCAAACTATCGAGTCTGCTCCACGCACAGATGGCACTCTTGGCGAATTTTTGATCTATAAGTTTCCCATTGCCGATGCATCTGGGCAACGCCTAGTAGGGGGAGTTGCGATTGACATCACCGAACGCGAACGCGCCCTTCGCGAACGTCAGCTTGCAGAACAAGCCTTACAAGAGCGCAGTGAACGACTTAAACTCCTCTCAGAAACAACCAGTGATTTGCTTTCAACCGAGCGCCCCTTGGATCTCATGAACAGCTTGTTTAGCAAACTATCGGCGCAGATGGATTTGCATTTTTACTTTCACTATCTAATTGATACACACGAAAACAAGCAGAAACTTCGATTAGTGGCTTGGAACGGTATTACTGATGAAGTATTTCAAGCAATTGAATACCTGGAATTGAATGAGGGGATGTGCGGACTAGTGGTGCAAGAACGCCGTCAAATCGTCGTCAATAATGTGCCGCATTCTACCCATCCAAATGCTCACATTCTCCGTGCTTTAGAAATTACAGCTTACGCAGGTCAACCATTAATTGCTCAGGGTAAGCTGCTTGGTGTCCTTTCCTTTGCTAGTCGCACCCGTACTCACTTTACTTCTGGGGAAATTGCTCTATTACAAGCAACTTCCGATCAGGTAGCGGTTGCTCTGGAACGCGCTCAGTTAATGGCTTCGTTACAGCGACGGAAGGAAGAATTGATCCAAGCTAACCGAATCAAAGATGAATTTTTGGCGGTTCTTTCTCACGAACTTCGCACGCCGCTAAACCCAATCCTGGGATGGTCGAAGTTACTCCAAATGAAAAAGTATGATGAAGCAACCACTACTCGCGCTCTGGAAACCATTGAGCGCAATGCCAAGTTGCAAACTCAATTAATCGAAGATTTGTTAGATGTATCTCGCATTCTGCAAGGTAAACTGAGTCTGAATATTGCTCCTGTGAATCTGGAAACTGCGATCGCCGCAGCCATAGAAACTGTACGTCTAGCTGCTGAAGCCAAATCTATTAATTTGAAATTTACAATTTTAGATTTTGAATTAGAAAATTCTGACAGAAATTTAGAATCGATCCATTTTAATCAGCAACCAGACAATCTCAAATCCCCAGTTCAAATTGTGCTAGAAACACCCCAAAGTCGCAACTCCAAATTTTTAGTAACAGGTGATTCCAGTCGCTTGCAACAAGTTATCTGGAATTTACTTTCCAATGCGATTAAGTTTACACCCCAAGGTGGACAGGTAGAAATCAGTTTACAGTCTATTGGTTCTCAGGTTCAGCTGCAAGTGCGTGATACAGGTAAGGGAATTAGCTCTGACTTTTTACCTTATGTCTTTGACTACTTCCGACAAGCTGATGGCGCAACCACTAGAAAATTCGGCGGACTGGGATTGGGATTAGCTATTGTTCGTCATATTGTCGAGTTACATGGCGGCACAGTTAAGGCAGAAAGTTTCGGTGAAGAACAGGGAGCAACCTTTACAGTCATGTTACCGCTGATCGAGATCGATCTAAATAGTCACCAAGTTGTCTCTCGACCTGATGATTTGCCCGATTTAAATGGGTTGAAAGTTCTGCTTGTAGATGATGAGCGTGATACGCGAGAATTAATTGCTTTTATTTTAGAGCAATCTGGCGCGGTAGTAATTCAGTCTGCATCGGCGATAGAAGCACTAGGAATTATGCCTCAGTTCCAGCCAAATCTGCTGTTAAGCGACATTGGAATGCCGGAAGTAGACGGCTATATGCTGATTCGTCAAATTAGAGCGATGTCACTAGAAGAAGGAGGGGAAATTCCGGCGATCGCCCTGACAGCTTATGCTGGTGAGGCTGATTATCAACAGGTAATTGCCGCCGGATTTGAGCGGCATATCACCAAGCCTGTGGAGCCAGCTAAATTACTTCGAGCGATCGCTAACCTAATTTATCAGAAGAATTCAGAACTCAGGAGTCAGAATTCAGTATGA